The Megalobrama amblycephala isolate DHTTF-2021 linkage group LG13, ASM1881202v1, whole genome shotgun sequence genome contains a region encoding:
- the mfap5 gene encoding microfibril associated protein 5 produces the protein MGSYPVSVLLCCCFFVLVTVQAQQTEIQDIDVTALQPPDCREETYPCTRMYSVHRPIKRCIHSLCLYSLPRVYVINKEICVRTVCQQDEILLAELCREKSGWPKRQKRTTRKRCRRNNPKTWANKA, from the exons ATGGGCAGCTATCCAGTCTCTGTGCTGCTATGCTGTTGTTTCTTTG TACTTGTTACTGTCCAGGCACAACAAACTG AAATACAGGACATTGATGTCACTGCTTTGCAGCCACCAG ACTGCAGAGAGGAAACATACCCCTGCACCAGGATGTACTCTGTTCATCGGCCGATAAAGAGATGTATCCATTCGCTCTGTCTCTACAG CCTTCCAAGAGTCTATGTGATAAACAAGGAGATCTGCGTGAGGACCGTGTGCCAGCAAGACGAAATCCTGCTGG CTGAACTCTGTAGAGAGAAATCTGGGTGGCCAAAACGCCAAAAGAGGACAACTAGGAAACGCTGTCGCCGTAACAACCCAAAAACCTGGGCAAACAAGGCCTAA
- the aicda gene encoding single-stranded DNA cytosine deaminase, whose product MTQRKFIFHYKNVRWARGRNETYLCFVVKRRTGPDSLSFDFGHLRNRTGCHVELLFLRHLGALCPGLCGSSVDGARMCYSVTWFCSWSPCSKCAQQLAHFLSQTPNLRLRIFVSRLYFCDEEDSQEREGLRHLKRAGVQISVMTYKDYFYCWQTFVARRERRFKAWDGLQQNSVRLVRKLNRILQPCETEDLRDVFALLGL is encoded by the exons ATGACCCAGAGGAAATTTATCTTCCATTATAAGAATGTGCGCTGGGCCCGAGGGAGAAACGAGACGTACCTTTGTTTTGTAGTAAAGAGACGCACTGGCCCAGACTCCCTCTCGTTTGACTTCGGACACCTGCGCAATCGCACCGGCTGCCATGTAGAA CTGCTCTTTCTGCGTCACTTGGGTGCGTTGTGTCCGGGCCTGTGTGGTTCCAGTGTGGACGGAGCGAGAATGTGTTATTCAGTGACCTGGTTCTGCTCCTGGTCGCCCTGCTCTAAATGCGCTCAACAACTTGCCCACTTCCTGTCGCAGACGCCCAACCTGCGTCTGAGAATCTTTGTGTCACGCCTTTACTTCTGTGATGAAGAGGACAGCCAGGAGAGGGAAGGACTGCGACACTTGAAGAGGGCAGGAGTGCAGATCTCTGTGATGACTTATAAAG ACTATTTCTACTGCTGGCAAACATTTGTTGCACGGAGGGAGAGGAGATTTAAAGCCTGGGATGGCCTTCAGCAAAACTCTGTCCGACTCGTGCGAAAACTCAATCGGATCCTGCAG CCCTGCGAGACTGAGGATCTGAGGGATGTGTTTGCTTTACTCGGGCTATGA
- the nat14 gene encoding probable N-acetyltransferase 14 — protein sequence MVRLDLCDVVLRRMQEKDIEAVKALIKEGCEGTENRLILHLLTRPLALLMLATLSSILRCVLHSFIMALVIPVFLLIIYLKLTIPRSVGILGSSRPYWDYVGSSYHADTEPDLPNPLSNRAKLITNQEKSRRRKKAKEKEKEKTNEREQVDEDELKERARVAGEVWVADSDGDIMGCVARDGWSRDGVCRICRLVVQSWYRREGLGRLLVQGLESKSKQNGIRRVYAHVPFPSRVGEAFFRRLGYRLQGETAGTEGEEEDEDYEEPQKGWLGFPLTKVFVKDL from the exons ATGGTTAGGTTGGATCTTTGTGATGTGGTCCTGAGGAGGATGCAGGAGAAGGACATTGAAGCTGTAAAGGCTCTCATCAAG GAAGGATGTGAGGGAACGGAGAACCGCCTGATTCTTCACCTTCTGACCCGTCCGCTCGCTCTCCTCATGCTGGCCACCCTGTCCTCCATCCTCCGCTGTGTGCTGCACTCTTTTATCATGGCCTTGGTCATTCCAGTCTTCCTTCTCATCATCTACCTCAAGCTCACCATCCCACGATCGGTGGGCATCTTGGGCTCCAGCAGGCCGTATTGGGACTACGTAGGCAGCAGTTACCACGCAGACACCGAGCCAGATCTACCCAATCCTCTCTCGAACCGAGCCAAACTGATCACCAACCAGGAGAAATCCAGACGCCGCAAAAAAGCCAAAGAAAAAGAGAAGGAGAAGACAAACGAGAGAGAGCAAGTGGATGAGGATGAGCTGAAGGAGAGGGCGAGGGTTGCTGGAGAGGTGTGGGTTGCCGATTCTGACGGGGATATTATGGGATGTGTGGCTAGAGACGGTTGGAGTCGGGACGGTGTTTGTAGGATCTGCAGGCTAGTGGTCCAGTCTTGGTACCGCAGAGAGGGGCTGGGCAGATTGCTGGTGCAGGGCCTGGAGTCCAAATCAAAGCAAAATGGCATACGGCGGGTCTATGCCCACGTGCCGTTCCCTTCCAGGGTGGGAGAAGCTTTCTTCAGGAGGCTGGGCTATCGTCTGCAGGGCGAGACTGCAGGGACTGAgggagaggaggaggatgaggatTATGAAGAGCCACAGAAGGGTTGGCTGGGGTTCCCTTTAACTAAAGTGTTTGTTAAGGATCTATAA
- the znf628 gene encoding zinc finger protein 836, whose product MANTVATLVVQTELLPSQTSSSLSPFPSLLPSTEDGEEDGERGEEGGKGSVTVVLTGDMVTSSSPPVAAVAQNPEHPFQCLDCGKSFKWSSRLAHHQRSHNNERPYRCNICPKAFKGSSALLYHQRSHSGEKPYKCDDCGKAFKRSSLLQIHRSVHTGLRTFQCSYCPLTFKWSSHYQYHLRQHTGECPYPCDSCSKAFKNSSSLRRHKNVHLGFKPYVCDVCNKAFSQSTNLRQHMRVHTGERPYLCGDCGRSFTHSSNLALHRISHVEGKGKSAGKAGGACSESATQEMEVVLTEDLNTVGMSISEMVGLVGGQEGGVGQVFLSHNTPSPATSGTANQNILPQLTLTSTSSSVTGTEHIHMSKTDTGASVLLFSCGSCNETFSTQSHLEAHQTLHLDSLGPAGGGEVVTENSAEAEGGGVSLVGATPLLADFEEVVETTAVADSGQAAELLGLDAVRNESGQAQYDLLQTFTASVNQMSTDTSVPTAQATTECAYCGKSFKTSSGLTRHVAQAHPLALSESRSQFNCSACDRSFPLLSSLLNHQHSHTPEQRLLAEAEAEAEIVCPSLSLPLPSLKREGEDGEREIHVSLIAVTEEGERRAVKPSAKASGKGSKRGGGSKTSATNNERPYRCSECGKSFKGSSGLRYHMRDHTGERPYRCTECGKSFKRSSLLSIHQRVHTGVRAFQCPYCPLTFKWSSHYQYHLRQHTGERPYVCQECGKSFKNTSCLRRHSQLHSGLRPHACSVCGKAFSQTSNLKQHERTHSGERPFQCSQCHKSFTHSSNLQLHLRTHSSRKDFKCQHCGKEFVMLSYLQRHLRTHSSGGAVACTKEAGKLAKGSGASETATINLNLNVPGGLTSLFPSDGNSTLILSPPNLDIPPNTSQNYFMIQTTSGLQLIPLSNPTPTQQAPPPPPPPPPPPPQTQNFLLLQCQSNNGNQPSLILVPTASNTNTLPTPSEPQTLPLMQTIQAMPQVLAAPQTQIQQFQPVQTQQRFILTNNNAPLITAQPQSTSTIARPILGSLGRSRKGGTRRGRKPKAATPKSPPTVQTTPIKQPLMLSAATSSSTTTSSATSAASVKTEFPQLNSNNPLAVSPVSTSQVPESPSVPAVSIMSVTQNSTLTNSSTVLSGDPESVPVEAKAVEEIPRERFVLCLKKEMENGDQGDGMEVKVEMEGGNDAGQSYVLQIEGEGQEEEGGNSEGREKSYVLRFQTEGECEGDAGKEKTEMVSLNLLQEWTGQSEGHGTANTEGNVEVEKSFVLHFQTESPGEENIQPGSGFIGGPGEDLDLSCHPGQALVPLEGQDVVFELGDETKIDESTGPGDSVQMIALIEDEDNGSGARGSFKGAVGANSGQMEGIFQLEGGEGIVIIEVSTSSLREGGIEAADVGHRLVEGTEEKQNNDAQGVREEVMEDESKVAEAESISSEMGLIGI is encoded by the exons ATGGCCAACACTGTTGCTACTCTGGTGGTCCAAACCGAACTCTTACCCTCTCAAACATcctcctccctctctccctTTCCTTCCCTCCTCCCCTCCACAGAGGATGGAGAGGAGGATGGAGAGAGGGGAGAAGAAGGGGGTAAAGGTTCAGTAACAGTCGTGCTCACAGGTGACATGGTGACATCATCATCGCCCCCCGTTGCAGCAGTGGCTCAAAACCCAGAGCATCCATTCCAGTGTTTGGACTGCGGGAAGAGTTTTAAGTGGTCATCCAGACTggcacatcatcagagaagccATAACAATGAGAGGCCATATCGCTGTAACATTTGCCCTAAGGCCTTCAAAGGCTCATCTGCCCTACTATACCACCAGAG GTCTCATTCTGGAGAGAAGCCCTATAAGTGTGATGACTGTGGTAAAGCATTCAAACGCTCTTCTCTTCTACAG ATTCACCGCAGTGTGCATACAGGTCTTCGCACTTTCCAGTGCTCCTACTGCCCTTTGACCTTCAAATGGAGCTCACACTACCAGTATCACCTCCGCCAGCACACTGGTGAATGTCCGTACCCGTGTGACAGCTGCTCCAAAGCCTTCAAGAACTCCAGCAGCCTGCGTCGCCATAAGAATGTACACCTGGGCTTCAAGCCCTACGTCTGTGACGTCTGCAATAAAGCCTTCAGTCAGTCCACTAACCTGCGGCAGCATATGCGCGTACACACGGGAGAACGTCCCTATCTCTGTGGGGATTGTGGACGCAGCTTCACGCATTCATCCAACTTGGCGTTGCATCGCATCTCTCACGTAGAAGGAAAGGGGAAGAGTGCTGGGAAGGCCGGAGGAGCCTGTTCAGAGTCAGCAACTCAAGAGATGGAGGTGGTGCTGACAGAGGATTTGAACACTGTTGGGATGAGCATTTCTGAAATGGTGGGCCTCGTGGGTGGACAGGAGGGAGGAGTCGGACAGGTGTTCCTGTCCCATAATACGCCCTCGCCTGCTACCTCAggcacagccaatcagaacattCTGCCACAGCTGACACTCACATCCACTTCTTCCTCTGTCACAGGCACAGAGCATATCCATATGAGCAAGACCGACACAGGTGCTAGTGTTTTGCTGTTTAGCTGTGGCAGCTGTAATGAGACATTTTCAACACAGAGTCACCTTGAGGCACATCAGACTCTACACCTAGATAGCCTTGGTCCAGCGGGCGGTGGAGAGGTTGTTACAGAAAATAGCGCAGAGGCTGAGGGAGGTGGGGTGTCACTGGTGGGGGCTACACCATTGTTGGCAGACTTTGAAGAGGTTGTTGAAACCACCGCAGTTGCAGATAGCGGTCAGGCGGCAGAGTTACTTGGCCTGGATGCGGTTAGAAATGAGTCAGGGCAGGCACAGTATGATCTACTTCAGACCTTCACTGCGTCTGTGAATCAGATGTCCACTGACACCAGTGTGCCAACTGCCCAAGCTACAACAGAATGTGCCTactgtgggaagagtttcaagACCAGCAGTGGACTGACCAGACATGTGGCTCAG GCCCATCCTCTCGCTCTGTCAGAGTCGCGTTCTCAGTTCAACTGCTCGGCATGTGACCGCTCCTTTCCTCTGCTCTCCTCTCTGCTCAACCACCAGCACTCCCACACTCCTGAGCAGAGGCTGCTTGCTGAGGCAGAAGCGGAAGCAGAGATTGTCTGTCCCTCTCTCTCACTGCCCCTGCCCTCCTTGAAAAGAGAGGGagaagatggagagagagagatccaTGTCAGTCTAATTGCTGTCACTGAGGAGGGAGAGAGACGAGCTGTGAAGCCATCTGCCAAAGCATCAGGGAAGGGAAGCAAGAGAGGTGGAGGTAGCAAGACATCTGCCACAAATAACG AGAGGCCCTATCGCTGCTCTGAATGTGGGAAGTCATTTAAAGGTTCATCAGGACTTAGGTACCACATGAGAGATCACACTGGGGAGAGACCGTATCGATGCACAGAGTGTGGCAAGAGCTTCAAAAGGTCCTCACTGCTCTCCATACACCAAAGG GTTCACACAGGTGTGCGGGCTTTTCAGTGCCCCTACTGTCCACTGACCTTTAAGTGGAGCTCACACTACCAGTACCATCTTCGCCAGCACACCGGTGAGAGGCCATATGTGTGTCAGGAATGTGGCAAGTCTTTCAAGAACACCAGCTGTCTCCGTCGCCACAGTCAGCTCCATTCTGGCCTACGTCCACACGCTTGCTCTGTGTGCGGTAAGGCTTTCTCTCAGACCTCCAACCTCAAGCAGCACGAACGGACACACTCTGGAGAAAGGCCCTTTCAGTGCTCCCAGTGCCACAAGAGCTTCACCCACTCATCCAATCTGCAGCTGCACCTACGCACACACTCCTCACGCAAGGACTTCAAGTGCCAACACTGCGGAAAAGAGTTTGTCATGCTCTCCTACCTGCAGAGGCACTTGAGAACTCACAGTTCTGGGGGTGCAGTAGCATGTACAAAGGAAGCAGGAAAGCTGGCTAAAGGTAGTGGGGCTTCAGAGACAGCAACGATAAATTTAAACTTGAATGTACCTGGAGGGCTTACCTCATTGTTTCCTAGTGACGGCAATTCCACGTTGATTCTTTCACCCCCAAATCTCGACATACCTCCAAACACATCacagaattattttatgatCCAGACAACTTCAGGGCTGCAGCTGATCCCACTCTCCAATCCCACTCCAACACAGCAAGCTCCTCCTCCACCACCCCCTCCACCCCCACCACCTCCACAGACACAGAATTTCCTGCTGCTTCAGTGCCAGTCCAACAATGGTAACCAGCCTAGTCTGATCCTGGTCCCCACAGCATCCAATACAAACACTCTTCCCACCCCTTCAGAACCACAGACTCTCCCCTTAATGCAGACCATTCAGGCAATGCCCCAAGTTCTTGCGGCACCCCAAACTCAAATTCAGCAATTTCAACCAGTTCAGACACAGCAGAGATTTATTTTGACCAATAATAATGCTCCCCTCATCACTGCCCAGCCTCAAAGCACATCGACGATTGCTCGTCCTATTTTAGGAAGCCTTGGTCGTAGCAGGAAAGGTGGAACTAGACGTGGACGGAAGCCCAAAGCTGCTACCCCAAAATCCCCTCCTACTGTTCAGACCACACCAATCAAGCAACCATTAATGTTGTCAGCTGCAACTTCCTCATCTACTACGACATCCAGTGCCACTTCTGCTGCTTCTGTAAAGACAGAGTTCCCGCAGCTTAATTCTAACAATCCACTGGCTGTGTCGCCTGTCAGCACTAGCCAAGTACCCGAAAGTCCTTCTGTCCCTGCAGTTAGCATTATGTCGGTGACGCAAAACTCTACACTAACAAATAGTTCCACTGTGTTGAGTGGTGATCCTGAGAGTGTTCCAGTCGAGGCGAAAGCTGTTGAAGAAATTCCAAGGGAGCGTTTTGTTCTGTGCCTAAAGAAAGAAATGGAGAATGGAGATCAGGGAGATGGGATGGAGGTGAAGGTGGAGATGGAGGGAGGGAATGATGCAGGGCAGTCTTATGTCTTGCAGATCGAAGGTGAGGGCCAGGAAGAAGAGGGAGGGAATAGTGAGGGAAGAGAGAAGTCATATGTACTCCGGTTTCAGACAGAGGGAGAATGTGAGGGAGATGCAGGAAAAGAGAAGACTGAAATGGTCTCTCTTAACTTACTCCAAGAGTGGACCGGACAGAGTGAAGGGCATGGTACTGCAAATACTGAGGGAAATGTTGAAGTAGAGAAGTCATTTGTGCTTCATTTCCAAACAGAATCTCCAGGTGAGGAGAACATTCAACCAGGCTCAGGCTTCATTGGAGGCCCAGGTGAGGATCTCGACCTTTCTTGCCACCCGGGTCAAGCTTTGGTGCCTCTGGAAGGGCAGGATGTGGTGTTTGAGCTTGGTGACGAGACAAAAATTGATGAAAGCACAGGGCCAGGTGACAGTGTTCAAATGATTGCACTGATAGAAGATGAGGACAACGGTTCTGGGGCAAGGGGcagttttaaaggtgctgttGGGGCAAACTCTGGACAAATGGAGGGAATCTTCCAGTTAGAAGGAGGTGAAGGCATTGTTATAATTGAAGTTAGCACCAGCAGTTTGAGAGAGGGTGGAATAGAGGCAGCAGATGTAGGACATAGGTTAGTGGAAGGAACTGAGGAAAAGCAAAATAATGATGCACAAGGGGTACGAGAGGAAGTAATGGAAGATGAGTCAAAAGTTGCTGAGGCTGAGAGCATATCATCAGAAATGGGACTGATTGGAATTTAG
- the il11a gene encoding uncharacterized protein il11a isoform X2: MLFERVETRSRLLGDSSSSLLLSLLLAQLHLLASAFPAHPRRIQPDFDKLTNQTRHLLKLTQDLLDPVFGAEIDHHRFKSLPAISSRVSDLTSLEFKPTLSQLHADLKSFEHHFEWLNKITRKQHQSSVPKLTDMISHIKILINSLQRQMTRAEAPRIPVPSPSLPPTPAFHWEVVQSSQELLQQFRLFCDWASRVFLTLKSRLPA, translated from the exons ATGCTTTTTGAACGTGTGGAAACACGGTCCCGTT TGCTGGGTGACTCCTCCTCATCGCTGCTCCTCTCGCTGCTGTTGGCTCAACTGCATCTGTTAGCATCTGCCTTCCCTGCCCACCCCCGGCGGATCCAACCCGACTTTGACAAGCTGACCAATCAGACCAGACACCTTCTGAAGCTGACTCAGGATCTACTG GACCCGGTGTTTGGTGCGGAGATTGATCACCACAGGTTCAAGTCTCTTCCAGCGATCAGCAGCAGAGTCAGTGATCTCACCTCTTTGGAG TTCAAGCCTACTCTTTCTCAGCTCCATGCAGACTTAAAGTCCTTCGAGCACCATTTTGAGTGGCTGAACAAAATAACACGCAAGCAGCACCAAAGCTCAGTACCAAAGTTGACGGACATGATCTCACACATTAAGATCCTCATAAACTCCTTACAGCGTCAG aTGACCAGAGCGGAGGCACCCCGGATCCCCGTTCCCTCTCCCTCACTCCCACCTACTCCTGCTTTTCACTGGGAGGTGGTTCAGTCCTCTCAGGAACTCCTGCAGCAGTTCAGGCTCTTCTGTGATTGGGCCTCACGAGTGTTCCTTACCCTTAAATCTAGATTACCAGCATGA
- the il11a gene encoding uncharacterized protein il11a isoform X3 yields the protein MKLLGDSSSSLLLSLLLAQLHLLASAFPAHPRRIQPDFDKLTNQTRHLLKLTQDLLKDPVFGAEIDHHRFKSLPAISSRVSDLTSLEFKPTLSQLHADLKSFEHHFEWLNKITRKQHQSSVPKLTDMISHIKILINSLQRQMTRAEAPRIPVPSPSLPPTPAFHWEVVQSSQELLQQFRLFCDWASRVFLTLKSRLPA from the exons atgaaat TGCTGGGTGACTCCTCCTCATCGCTGCTCCTCTCGCTGCTGTTGGCTCAACTGCATCTGTTAGCATCTGCCTTCCCTGCCCACCCCCGGCGGATCCAACCCGACTTTGACAAGCTGACCAATCAGACCAGACACCTTCTGAAGCTGACTCAGGATCTACTG AAGGACCCGGTGTTTGGTGCGGAGATTGATCACCACAGGTTCAAGTCTCTTCCAGCGATCAGCAGCAGAGTCAGTGATCTCACCTCTTTGGAG TTCAAGCCTACTCTTTCTCAGCTCCATGCAGACTTAAAGTCCTTCGAGCACCATTTTGAGTGGCTGAACAAAATAACACGCAAGCAGCACCAAAGCTCAGTACCAAAGTTGACGGACATGATCTCACACATTAAGATCCTCATAAACTCCTTACAGCGTCAG aTGACCAGAGCGGAGGCACCCCGGATCCCCGTTCCCTCTCCCTCACTCCCACCTACTCCTGCTTTTCACTGGGAGGTGGTTCAGTCCTCTCAGGAACTCCTGCAGCAGTTCAGGCTCTTCTGTGATTGGGCCTCACGAGTGTTCCTTACCCTTAAATCTAGATTACCAGCATGA
- the il11a gene encoding uncharacterized protein il11a isoform X1, with protein MLFERVETRSRLLGDSSSSLLLSLLLAQLHLLASAFPAHPRRIQPDFDKLTNQTRHLLKLTQDLLKDPVFGAEIDHHRFKSLPAISSRVSDLTSLEFKPTLSQLHADLKSFEHHFEWLNKITRKQHQSSVPKLTDMISHIKILINSLQRQMTRAEAPRIPVPSPSLPPTPAFHWEVVQSSQELLQQFRLFCDWASRVFLTLKSRLPA; from the exons ATGCTTTTTGAACGTGTGGAAACACGGTCCCGTT TGCTGGGTGACTCCTCCTCATCGCTGCTCCTCTCGCTGCTGTTGGCTCAACTGCATCTGTTAGCATCTGCCTTCCCTGCCCACCCCCGGCGGATCCAACCCGACTTTGACAAGCTGACCAATCAGACCAGACACCTTCTGAAGCTGACTCAGGATCTACTG AAGGACCCGGTGTTTGGTGCGGAGATTGATCACCACAGGTTCAAGTCTCTTCCAGCGATCAGCAGCAGAGTCAGTGATCTCACCTCTTTGGAG TTCAAGCCTACTCTTTCTCAGCTCCATGCAGACTTAAAGTCCTTCGAGCACCATTTTGAGTGGCTGAACAAAATAACACGCAAGCAGCACCAAAGCTCAGTACCAAAGTTGACGGACATGATCTCACACATTAAGATCCTCATAAACTCCTTACAGCGTCAG aTGACCAGAGCGGAGGCACCCCGGATCCCCGTTCCCTCTCCCTCACTCCCACCTACTCCTGCTTTTCACTGGGAGGTGGTTCAGTCCTCTCAGGAACTCCTGCAGCAGTTCAGGCTCTTCTGTGATTGGGCCTCACGAGTGTTCCTTACCCTTAAATCTAGATTACCAGCATGA